The Oscillospiraceae bacterium genome contains a region encoding:
- a CDS encoding DNA-binding response regulator, whose protein sequence is MPNILIVEDDPSINGLIAEYLRQKGAVCTQAFSGTEGRLCFGAGGFDLVLMDLMLPGLSGEELLAWLRQKSGVPVIVLTARDELGAKVALLSGGADDYLTKPFELDELWARIGVQLRHAGTPPQSGLLVYRDWVIDPAARTLTAAGSPVELTAHEFDILELLAAHPAKVFTKQEIFEAVWRQDYFVEDKTINVHISNLRAKLRPTGTESYIQTVWGIGFKLAP, encoded by the coding sequence ATGCCCAACATCCTGATCGTGGAGGACGATCCCTCCATCAACGGCCTCATTGCCGAATACCTTCGCCAAAAGGGCGCCGTGTGCACCCAGGCCTTCTCCGGCACCGAGGGGCGCCTGTGCTTCGGGGCCGGCGGCTTTGACCTGGTGCTGATGGACCTGATGCTGCCCGGCCTGTCCGGCGAGGAGCTGCTGGCCTGGCTGCGGCAGAAAAGCGGCGTGCCGGTGATCGTGCTCACCGCGCGTGACGAGCTGGGCGCCAAGGTGGCGCTTTTAAGCGGCGGAGCCGACGATTACCTCACCAAGCCCTTTGAACTGGACGAGCTGTGGGCCCGCATCGGGGTGCAGCTGCGCCATGCGGGCACGCCCCCTCAAAGCGGCCTTCTTGTTTACAGGGACTGGGTCATCGACCCCGCCGCCCGCACCCTCACGGCGGCCGGCAGCCCGGTGGAACTCACCGCCCACGAGTTCGATATTCTGGAGCTGCTGGCCGCCCACCCCGCCAAGGTGTTCACCAAGCAGGAAATTTTCGAGGCGGTCTGGCGGCAGGATTATTTTGTCGAGGACAAAACCATCAACGTGCACATCAGCAACCTGCGGGCAAAGCTGCGCCCCACCGGCACCGAAAGCTACATCCAAACCGTGTGGGGCATCGGCTTCAAGCTGGCCCCCTGA
- the secA gene encoding protein translocase subunit SecA, which translates to MEKLFGSFSEKELKRIRPLADQVLALEGEMQQKTDAELQAMTPALKERLANGESLDDILPAAFAVCREASWRVLGMKHFPVQILGGIVLHRACIAEMSTGEGKTLVATLPVYLNALTGKGVHVVTVNDYLARRDSEWMGKVYRWLGLSVGLIVQGITNEERHAAYNADITYGTNNEFGFDYLRDNMVVYKENMVQRGHYFAIVDEVDSILIDEARTPLIISGKGDDSSALYQQADDFVKTLKMSKVVELDDKEDQDEQVDGDYVVDEKHKTATLTESGIKKAEAWFHLENLSDAANMTLSHHINQAVKARGVMKRDIDYVVREGEVIIVDEFTGRLMIGRRYNEGLHQAIEAKEGVQVAAESKTLATITFQNYFRMYEKLAGMTGTAKTEADEFNEIYGLSIVTVPTNKPCQRKDQPDSVYKSVKGKYDAVVEQVVECHEKGQPVLVGTVSVEKSEILSKLLSRRGVKHNVLNAKNHEKEAEIVAQAGKKGAVTIATNMAGRGTDIMLGGNAEYMAKVQLRKEDFSEELIAEADGHAETENEEILAVRARFSELLAEHKAQIAQEADDVKAAGGLYIIGTERHESRRIDNQLRGRSGRQGDPGASRFFLSLEDDLMRLFGGERVQNLMDTLGLEEDMPIENKMISNTIESAQKKLEAQNFGIRKNVLQFDDVMNKQREIIYGQRRQVLNGEDISATMRTMLKENIEASVASFCAGEIADDWDFAALRRHYLGWLARETDFHYTTAQLEDLTKEQIAQVLIERGEAILEAKEKKYGSPLMRELERICLLRNVDTKWMDHIDNMDQLRQGIYLRGYGQRDPVIEYRIEGFEMFDEMIESIKEDAVRMLLTVEIRTEQPMQRTQVAKPSGDAAVPGKGVKSTGKNGPVKVQKIGRNDPCPCGSGLKWKKCTCAQYHSDL; encoded by the coding sequence GATATCCTGCCCGCCGCCTTCGCGGTCTGCCGCGAAGCCAGCTGGCGGGTGCTGGGCATGAAGCATTTCCCCGTGCAGATTTTGGGCGGCATTGTGCTGCACCGGGCCTGCATCGCCGAGATGAGCACCGGCGAGGGCAAAACCCTGGTGGCCACCCTGCCCGTTTACCTGAACGCCCTCACCGGCAAGGGCGTGCATGTGGTCACCGTGAACGACTACCTGGCCCGCCGCGACTCCGAGTGGATGGGCAAGGTCTACCGCTGGCTGGGCCTTTCCGTGGGCCTGATCGTGCAGGGCATCACCAACGAAGAGCGCCACGCCGCCTATAATGCCGACATTACCTATGGCACCAACAACGAGTTCGGGTTCGACTACCTGCGCGACAACATGGTGGTCTACAAAGAGAACATGGTGCAGCGCGGCCACTACTTCGCCATTGTCGACGAGGTCGACTCCATCCTGATCGACGAAGCCCGCACCCCCCTGATCATCAGCGGCAAGGGCGACGATTCCAGCGCTCTGTATCAGCAGGCCGACGATTTTGTGAAGACCCTGAAAATGAGCAAGGTCGTGGAGCTGGACGACAAAGAGGACCAGGACGAGCAGGTCGACGGCGACTACGTGGTGGACGAAAAGCACAAGACCGCCACCCTCACCGAGAGCGGCATCAAAAAGGCCGAGGCCTGGTTCCACCTGGAAAACCTGTCCGACGCGGCCAACATGACCCTCTCCCACCACATCAACCAGGCCGTCAAGGCCCGGGGCGTGATGAAGCGCGACATTGACTACGTGGTGCGCGAGGGCGAGGTCATCATTGTGGACGAGTTCACCGGCCGCCTCATGATCGGCCGGCGCTACAACGAGGGCCTGCACCAGGCCATCGAGGCCAAAGAGGGCGTGCAGGTGGCGGCCGAGAGCAAGACCCTGGCCACCATCACCTTCCAGAACTACTTCCGCATGTACGAAAAGCTGGCCGGCATGACCGGCACCGCCAAGACCGAGGCCGACGAGTTCAACGAGATCTACGGCCTGTCCATCGTGACCGTTCCCACCAACAAGCCCTGCCAGCGCAAGGACCAGCCGGACAGCGTGTACAAAAGCGTCAAGGGCAAGTACGATGCGGTGGTCGAGCAGGTGGTCGAGTGCCACGAAAAGGGCCAGCCCGTGCTGGTGGGCACCGTCAGCGTGGAAAAGAGCGAGATCCTCTCCAAGCTGCTCAGCCGCCGGGGGGTCAAGCACAACGTGCTGAACGCCAAAAACCACGAAAAAGAGGCCGAGATCGTGGCCCAGGCCGGCAAAAAGGGCGCGGTGACCATCGCCACCAACATGGCGGGCCGCGGCACCGACATTATGCTGGGCGGCAACGCCGAGTACATGGCCAAGGTGCAGCTGCGCAAGGAGGATTTCTCCGAGGAGCTCATCGCCGAGGCCGACGGCCACGCCGAGACCGAAAACGAGGAGATCCTGGCCGTGCGCGCCCGTTTCAGCGAGCTTCTGGCCGAGCACAAGGCCCAGATCGCCCAGGAGGCCGATGATGTAAAGGCCGCGGGCGGCCTTTACATCATCGGCACCGAGCGGCACGAGAGCCGCCGCATCGACAACCAGCTGCGCGGCCGTTCCGGCCGCCAGGGCGACCCCGGCGCCTCCCGCTTTTTCCTCAGCCTGGAAGACGACCTCATGCGCCTGTTCGGCGGCGAGCGGGTGCAGAATCTCATGGACACCCTGGGCCTCGAAGAGGATATGCCCATCGAGAACAAGATGATCTCGAACACCATCGAGAGCGCGCAGAAAAAGCTCGAGGCGCAGAACTTCGGCATCCGCAAAAACGTGCTGCAGTTCGACGACGTGATGAACAAACAGCGCGAGATCATTTACGGCCAGCGCCGCCAGGTGCTGAACGGCGAGGATATCTCCGCCACCATGCGCACCATGCTCAAAGAGAACATCGAGGCCAGCGTGGCCAGCTTCTGCGCCGGCGAGATCGCCGACGACTGGGACTTCGCGGCCCTGCGCCGCCACTACCTAGGCTGGCTCGCCCGCGAAACCGACTTCCACTACACCACCGCCCAGCTGGAGGACCTCACCAAAGAGCAGATCGCCCAGGTGCTCATCGAGCGGGGCGAAGCCATTCTGGAAGCCAAGGAGAAAAAGTACGGCTCTCCCCTCATGCGTGAGCTCGAGCGCATTTGCCTGCTGCGCAACGTCGATACCAAGTGGATGGACCACATCGACAACATGGACCAGCTGCGCCAGGGCATCTACCTGCGGGGCTACGGCCAGCGCGACCCGGTGATCGAATACCGCATCGAGGGCTTCGAGATGTTCGACGAGATGATCGAGAGCATCAAGGAAGACGCGGTGCGCATGCTGCTCACCGTGGAAATCCGCACCGAGCAGCCCATGCAGCGCACCCAGGTGGCAAAGCCCAGCGGCGACGCCGCGGTGCCGGGCAAGGGCGTAAAGTCCACCGGCAAAAACGGGCCGGTCAAGGTGCAGAAGATCGGCCGCAACGACCCCTGCCCCTGCGGCAGCGGCCTCAAATGGAAAAAGTGCACCTGCGCCCAGTACCATTCCGACCTGTAA